One genomic region from SAR92 clade bacterium H455 encodes:
- a CDS encoding molybdopterin oxidoreductase family protein codes for MPTDVQTHYRACNLCEAICGIEIKTQGDQVLSIKGDKNDPLSRGYICPKGTAMEDIYTDPDRLRLPVKKQGDSWVEISWEEAFSTVAEKLTAIQEQHGQDSVAFYAGNPNVHNYGSMTHASVLRKAVQTKTHFSATSLDQLPHHLTSLSLFGHQSLIPVPDIDHTNYMLIIGGNPLASNGSIMTVPDVPKRLKAIQQRGGRFVVIDPRRTETAEIADQHLFIRPGTDAFLLMAMLNTLFAENLVHTGHLTDLLVGVDEVRSACESFTPELAEQRSGVAAEQIRQLARDMANIEGAVCYGRMGVSVQVYGTLCQWAIHMINILTHSLDVRGGMMASSPAFGFVKPGESGAGHFAAFHSRVSGLPEFAGELPATVMAEEMLAEGEGQIRGLVSIAGNPVLSAPNGQQIDQALAGLDFMVSLDFYINETTQHADIILPPTSALEHDHYDIAFHRLAVHNTARFNEAVFEPAAGTMHDWEIFNGLGQAIAARKGIEVKSLPSPDKLVDMGIQRGPYSAAAGHKLELTLDKIKQHPHGLDIGPLAPSLPERLCTSDGKITLLADYISKDLERLGADEALTEADELLLIGRRHIRSNNSWMHNSHRLVKGKPRWQLLMHPDDLAARNLAHESQVRIESRVGSVETQVVASDEVMPGVVSLPHGWGHKRAGVSMTIAGAQDGVSCNDLTDDKLIDQVSGNAALNGVPVRIYGVQ; via the coding sequence ATGCCCACTGACGTCCAAACCCACTATCGCGCCTGTAACCTTTGTGAAGCCATCTGTGGCATTGAGATTAAAACCCAAGGTGATCAGGTGCTGTCTATTAAAGGAGATAAGAATGACCCTTTGAGCAGAGGTTATATCTGCCCCAAGGGCACGGCGATGGAAGATATCTACACTGATCCCGACCGTCTGCGACTGCCGGTTAAGAAACAGGGTGATAGCTGGGTTGAAATCAGCTGGGAAGAAGCCTTTAGTACTGTCGCTGAAAAGTTGACGGCGATACAAGAGCAGCATGGCCAAGATTCCGTGGCCTTTTACGCGGGCAACCCCAATGTGCACAATTATGGCAGCATGACCCACGCCAGTGTGTTGCGCAAAGCGGTGCAAACCAAGACCCATTTTTCTGCCACAAGTCTCGACCAGCTGCCCCACCATTTAACCTCTTTAAGTCTGTTTGGCCATCAGTCGTTGATCCCTGTGCCAGATATTGACCACACCAATTACATGTTGATTATTGGCGGCAATCCGCTGGCGTCTAACGGCAGCATTATGACTGTGCCGGATGTGCCTAAGCGCCTGAAGGCGATTCAGCAGCGCGGTGGGCGCTTTGTGGTGATAGACCCACGGCGCACGGAAACTGCCGAGATTGCGGACCAACATCTATTTATTCGCCCGGGCACTGATGCCTTTTTATTAATGGCCATGTTGAATACGTTGTTTGCCGAGAACCTGGTCCACACCGGGCATCTCACCGACTTGTTGGTTGGAGTCGATGAGGTACGCAGTGCCTGTGAGTCGTTTACGCCTGAGTTGGCGGAACAGCGAAGCGGTGTTGCCGCCGAGCAGATTCGTCAGCTAGCCCGCGATATGGCCAACATAGAAGGCGCTGTTTGCTATGGCCGCATGGGCGTGTCGGTGCAGGTCTATGGCACGCTGTGTCAGTGGGCTATTCATATGATTAATATTCTGACCCATTCTTTGGATGTGCGCGGTGGCATGATGGCCTCGTCGCCGGCCTTTGGCTTTGTTAAGCCTGGAGAATCTGGGGCAGGGCACTTTGCGGCGTTCCATAGCCGTGTCAGTGGGCTGCCGGAGTTTGCTGGGGAGTTGCCTGCTACTGTGATGGCTGAGGAGATGCTTGCTGAGGGTGAGGGTCAGATTCGCGGGTTAGTGTCTATTGCTGGCAACCCAGTGCTGTCTGCACCCAATGGTCAGCAGATTGATCAGGCTCTTGCGGGTTTAGACTTTATGGTCAGCCTAGATTTTTATATCAATGAAACAACTCAGCATGCAGATATTATTTTGCCGCCCACCAGCGCCTTGGAGCATGATCACTACGATATCGCTTTCCATCGTTTGGCGGTGCACAACACGGCGCGCTTTAACGAGGCGGTGTTTGAACCTGCTGCAGGCACTATGCACGACTGGGAAATCTTTAATGGGTTGGGGCAGGCGATTGCTGCCCGAAAAGGCATAGAGGTTAAGTCGCTGCCATCTCCGGATAAATTGGTGGATATGGGTATTCAGCGGGGTCCTTACAGCGCCGCCGCTGGCCATAAATTAGAACTGACGCTAGATAAAATTAAACAGCATCCCCATGGGTTGGATATTGGCCCATTAGCCCCTAGCTTGCCGGAGCGCCTCTGCACCAGTGACGGCAAAATAACTTTGCTGGCAGACTATATAAGCAAAGATCTCGAGCGCCTTGGTGCTGATGAGGCGTTAACCGAGGCGGATGAGTTACTGCTTATTGGTCGTCGCCATATCCGCAGCAATAATTCTTGGATGCATAACTCCCATCGCCTAGTGAAGGGTAAGCCGCGCTGGCAGTTGCTGATGCACCCTGATGATTTAGCCGCGCGCAACTTAGCACATGAATCACAGGTGCGCATCGAATCTCGGGTTGGCTCTGTGGAGACACAGGTCGTCGCCAGCGATGAAGTGATGCCCGGTGTGGTGAGTCTGCCCCATGGTTGGGGGCATAAGCGGGCTGGTGTGAGCATGACCATCGCTGGGGCCCAGGATGGGGTCAGCTGTAATGATCTCACCGACGATAAGCTGATCGATCAGGTTAGCGGTAATGCGGCTTTAAATGGTGTGCCGGTTAGAATTTACGGGGTTCAGTAG
- a CDS encoding SDR family oxidoreductase, giving the protein MTDQIRIFKDATAIITGGASGIGRTMALELVSRGCTVVLADRQISLAEELAASIVADGGKAWARELNVCDYPAYQALVDETVAKTGRLDYLFNNAGIAVGGMTHELDVSDWDMSLDVNIRGVTNGVQACYKLMVEQGFGHIVNTASMAGLIPSTNAVPYSTSKFAVVGLSQALRIEAEYRGVRVSALCPGAIQTPILTGGEFGRLGSGITKEQVTKFWSAFKPMPADEFAREAIDKVAKNPALIIVPGNWARAYLTFRLLPSLWYRWSKKGMARSMHIFKQK; this is encoded by the coding sequence GTGACTGATCAAATTAGAATATTTAAAGACGCCACCGCGATTATCACCGGCGGTGCCTCAGGCATTGGCCGCACTATGGCCTTGGAGTTGGTCAGCCGCGGCTGCACGGTTGTCTTGGCCGATCGACAGATATCCCTAGCGGAAGAGCTGGCGGCGAGCATTGTTGCCGATGGCGGCAAGGCCTGGGCCCGAGAGCTGAATGTCTGCGACTACCCAGCCTATCAGGCGCTGGTGGATGAAACTGTGGCCAAGACTGGTCGCCTCGATTATCTGTTCAATAATGCCGGTATTGCGGTTGGCGGTATGACCCATGAACTAGACGTCAGTGATTGGGATATGAGCCTCGACGTCAATATTCGCGGCGTCACCAATGGCGTGCAGGCCTGTTACAAACTGATGGTTGAGCAGGGCTTTGGCCATATAGTGAATACTGCGTCTATGGCGGGTCTGATTCCATCGACCAACGCCGTGCCCTACAGCACCAGTAAATTTGCCGTGGTTGGACTGTCTCAGGCACTGCGTATCGAGGCGGAATATCGCGGTGTGCGGGTCAGTGCGCTCTGTCCCGGTGCCATTCAAACGCCGATTTTGACCGGTGGCGAATTCGGTAGGCTGGGGTCAGGAATCACTAAAGAGCAGGTGACTAAATTTTGGTCTGCCTTTAAGCCGATGCCAGCTGATGAGTTTGCCCGCGAAGCAATCGATAAAGTTGCGAAGAATCCGGCATTGATTATTGTGCCGGGCAACTGGGCTCGGGCTTACCTAACATTCCGTTTGCTGCCAAGCCTCTGGTACCGTTGGTCAAAGAAGGGTATGGCCAGATCCATGCATATTTTTAAGCAAAAGTAG
- a CDS encoding helix-turn-helix domain-containing protein, whose protein sequence is MYQYTRCGLDNVWLKNGFELHKSGQDTGLSIHNLDGLHRAIALTIIHSPQPITGQEFRFIRIELDLSQKFLGNLMDKSDQSIAKWEKGEQAIPRLADKAIRDLYSESIGEGVIAGLLSQMAQLDREVHEHSLELEEVKGEWQASA, encoded by the coding sequence ATGTATCAATACACAAGATGCGGGTTGGACAATGTCTGGCTAAAAAATGGCTTTGAACTTCATAAATCTGGCCAAGATACCGGACTGTCGATCCATAATTTGGATGGACTGCACAGAGCCATTGCCCTGACAATCATCCATAGCCCTCAGCCCATCACCGGGCAGGAGTTCAGGTTTATTCGGATTGAATTAGATCTTTCGCAAAAATTCCTCGGCAATCTAATGGATAAGTCAGACCAGTCCATTGCCAAGTGGGAGAAAGGCGAGCAAGCCATCCCGCGCTTAGCGGACAAGGCTATTCGCGATCTCTACTCGGAGTCTATTGGTGAAGGGGTTATCGCGGGTCTTTTAAGCCAAATGGCACAATTAGACCGAGAAGTGCATGAGCACAGTCTAGAACTTGAAGAAGTTAAAGGTGAGTGGCAGGCCTCAGCTTAA
- a CDS encoding DUF4258 domain-containing protein, with amino-acid sequence MAKKSNISLLPWITKEKALPEIRRIASQETESLIILNHARDRQQQRDVTDRQILNVLKNGQVTGQFEWDTQEERGWKCKLSRITAGDHVSVIAKLVERGGNKCLIITVWN; translated from the coding sequence ATGGCGAAGAAGAGTAATATTTCGCTCCTACCTTGGATTACTAAAGAGAAGGCCCTTCCTGAAATAAGGCGTATAGCCTCACAGGAAACTGAAAGCCTAATCATTCTTAATCATGCCCGCGACCGACAACAGCAGCGTGACGTCACGGACCGACAGATACTCAACGTGCTTAAAAATGGTCAAGTGACCGGTCAATTCGAATGGGATACTCAAGAAGAGCGGGGATGGAAGTGCAAACTGTCTCGAATTACCGCAGGTGACCATGTTTCCGTGATCGCAAAACTTGTTGAACGAGGCGGCAACAAATGCCTAATCATTACAGTATGGAATTAA
- the bioB gene encoding biotin synthase BioB: MAASQDDTIRNNWQREEVLALFNQPFNDLLFDAQVMHRRHFNPNQVQLSTLLSIKTGACPEDCKYCPQSARYDTGLEKEKLLEIEAVIEAAKAAKASGSSRFCMGAAWRSPHDRDIPKVAHMIREVKALGLETCMTLGMLSEEQSEKLASAGLDYYNHNLDTSKEFYGEVITTRTYQDRLNTLSNVRNSGMKVCAGGIVGMGEKQQDRAGLLMELANLPRHPESVPINMLVKVAGTPMADQADLDPFEFIRTIAVARLMMPKSYVRLSAGREDMNEQMQAMAFMAGANSIFYCEKLLTTPNPKANTDMQLFERLGISPEPFHVDKSNDEQEAELHQALAEVKTDSQFYPAG, encoded by the coding sequence ATGGCAGCCTCGCAGGACGACACAATCCGCAACAATTGGCAGCGCGAAGAAGTTTTGGCGCTCTTTAATCAGCCGTTTAATGATCTGTTGTTTGATGCTCAGGTGATGCATCGTCGTCATTTCAATCCCAATCAGGTGCAGTTGAGTACTCTGCTGTCGATCAAAACCGGCGCCTGTCCTGAAGATTGTAAGTACTGCCCTCAGAGTGCTCGCTACGACACCGGTCTGGAAAAAGAAAAGCTGCTGGAAATTGAGGCTGTGATTGAGGCGGCGAAAGCGGCCAAGGCCAGTGGTTCCAGCCGTTTTTGTATGGGTGCCGCTTGGCGCTCTCCCCACGATCGCGATATTCCAAAAGTTGCCCATATGATTCGTGAAGTGAAGGCCCTGGGTCTGGAAACATGCATGACACTGGGTATGCTTAGCGAAGAGCAGTCGGAGAAGCTGGCCAGTGCCGGCCTCGATTACTACAACCACAATCTCGATACCTCGAAAGAATTCTACGGTGAGGTGATCACCACCAGAACCTACCAAGACCGCCTCAATACTCTCTCTAATGTGCGCAACTCGGGCATGAAAGTCTGTGCTGGCGGCATTGTTGGTATGGGTGAGAAGCAGCAGGATCGTGCTGGTTTGTTGATGGAGTTGGCGAACTTGCCGCGGCATCCGGAGTCTGTGCCGATCAATATGTTGGTTAAGGTGGCTGGTACGCCTATGGCCGATCAGGCGGATCTGGATCCCTTTGAGTTTATTCGCACCATTGCTGTAGCCCGTTTGATGATGCCAAAATCCTATGTGCGGCTCTCCGCAGGCCGTGAAGATATGAACGAGCAGATGCAGGCCATGGCCTTTATGGCGGGGGCTAATTCGATTTTCTATTGCGAGAAATTACTCACTACGCCGAATCCTAAAGCGAACACAGATATGCAGCTTTTTGAGCGCCTGGGTATTTCCCCTGAGCCCTTTCATGTGGATAAAAGTAACGACGAGCAGGAGGCTGAGTTGCATCAAGCCCTCGCGGAGGTTAAGACTGACTCACAGTTTTATCCTGCTGGTTAG